A window of the Zeugodacus cucurbitae isolate PBARC_wt_2022May chromosome 2, idZeuCucr1.2, whole genome shotgun sequence genome harbors these coding sequences:
- the LOC105217190 gene encoding hatching enzyme 1.2 has translation MLVKLILNSSAVMLVFYAVALLTLSASQLQCTPVQNANTKLLIDKRNLIDLTCFGERIFGNPDRAVGEKLSKLEEHATLNPEELGPYLEGDLLIPHGKKIIYRNGLIAYSARWPRGIVPYEIEGRFTEKELAMINNAFKEYHSTTCVRFKPRSTERDYIAITGDSTGCWASVGRLGGKQVVNLQPALCFRHYGTSMHELMHALGFLHEQNRPERDSYVRVLSQNVKNGMMANFEKGSSTEQYGYGVPYDYASVMHYSKTSFSKNGKPTIEALKQTSDARLMGQRNGFSKGDIAKLNAMYKCRV, from the exons ATGTTAGTCAAGCTTATACTCAACTCTTCCGCAGTAATGTTGGTATTCTACGCAGTCGCGCTTTTAACCTTATCTGCTTCGCAGTTACAATGTACACCGGTTCAAAACGCCAACACTAAATTATTGATCGATAAACGGAACCTAATTGATCTAACATGTTTCGGTGAACGCATATTCGGCAATCCTGACAGAGCGGTTGGTGAAAAACTCTCAAAGCTCGAAGAGCACGCAACGCTGAATCCAGAAGAACTTGGACCCTATTTGGAGGGCGATCTACTCATACCGCATGGCAAAAAAATCATCTACCGTAATGGTCTGATAGCATATAGCGCACGTTGGCCAAGAGGTATTGTACCCTATGAGATAGAGGGACGCTTTACTGAGAAGGAATTGGCGATGATTAACAATGCCTTCAAGGAGTATCACAGCACGACGTGTGTGCGCTTCAAACCACGCTCCACCGAACGCGATTATATTGCGATAACGGGCGATAGTACCGGTTGTTGGGCGAGTGTGGGTCGCTTGGGTGGCAAGCAGGTTGTGAATTTGCAGCCTGCTCTCTGCTTTCGTCATTACGGCACATCGATGCATGAGTTGATGCACGCCCTCGGCTTCTTACACGAACAGAATCGACCCGAACGCGATAGTTACGTACGTGTGCTGAGTCAGAATGTTAAAAATGGTATGATGGCCAATTTTGAAAAGGGTTCATCGACAGAGCAATATGGTTACGGTGTGCCCTACGATTATGCCAGTGTCATGCATTACTCGAAGACAAGTTTCTCGAAGAACGGGAAGCCGACCATTGAGGCGCTG aaACAAACGAGCGATGCGCGCTTGATGGGTCAACGGAATGGTTTCTCCAAAGGTGACATTGCAAAACTAAATGCTATGTATAAATGCCGAGTTTAA